From the genome of Pseudomonadota bacterium:
GCAAGGCCTGCTCGTGACGCCGGCACACGTCCCGCACGTGCGCCTCGTGTTCGGCGCCGAGCAGCGACAGCCAGACCGCGATGACTTCCTCGCCGGAGCCCGCGATCACCAGCGCGTCGGCGTCGAACTGACCCGCGGCGAGGTCGTAGCCGACCGCCTGCGCCAAGGCCTCTGCCGAACACGTCGGCATCGCGAGCTCGCGCACCACGGCGACGACCCAGGCACCCCAGGTGGCCTCGAACTCGAACAGCGTGCCATCCTTGTCGAACACCACCAGGTCAACCGCCGCCGTCATGTCGTGGGCCCGTCTGTCAGGGTGGGGGCCAGGCTTGCCAGCCAATCGGCAGGCTGGTCGAACCACAGGTCGGGCCGAGCTGCCGTGAGCTCCTCGCGCGTGCCGTACCCCCAGGTCACGCCTCCCGTTGCGATGCCGTTGCGACGCCCCGCTTCGATGTCCACCGCCCGGTCACCGATCATGATCGCCTTGCCATCCACCGTACCCGCCGCCCGCAGCGCCTCGATCTGCTGCCATTTTTCGACCCCGACATCGCCGCAGCTCAAGAACCCGAAGTAGTCCGTGAGGCCGAACAGCGAGAGGATCATCCGGGTACCGGGCTCGGGCTTGGACGTGCACAGTGCCATGGCCACGCCGGCGCGTTGCAGCGCGTCGAGCGCATCGGTGACACCCGGGTACAGGGTGTTCTCGGCGTAACCGGTGTCGAGGAAGCGTTCGCGGTAGGACAACACCATCGACATCAGCGCCTCGGGGTCGCTCACACCGGTCAGGCGCGCGAAGCTCTGGTCGAGCGGCGGTCCGACGCAGGTGGCGAGCACATCGAAGGGCAAGGCGTCATGGCCGTGCGCCTGCAGCGCGTGGTTGATCGAGTGGCCGATGCCCTCCAGCGGATCGCTGAGCGTGCCATCGAGGTCGAACAGGGCAAGACTGTACATGGGGAAACGCAACGGGGACGGGGGCGTCGCCGCGCAGGGTAGCAGTTTGTCTGCCGCCACACCGGGCAGACCGCGCCCTGGCGTCAGCGTCGCCGCGCCGCCACGACCTGACGCAACGCAATCGGCGCCACCAGGGCGCCGCCGATCAGGCCTGCGAGGTGGCCATCCCAGGACACCCCGTGTTGCCACGGGGCCACACCTGCAATGAAGGAGCTGCCGTACAGCGCCACCACCAGCACGGCCACGGCAAAGGACAGCAGTCGGCGTTCGATCAGGCCGGTGACGATCAGAAAACTGCCGAGCGCGAACACCAGCGTGCTCGCGCCGATGTGCACGGCCTCGCGGCCAAACAACCAGAGCAACACACCGCTGACGACCGCCAGCATGGCCACGACTTCCACGCTTCGGGCTTGCGAGCCCACGAGCAGAAAAAGCAGAAACGCCAGCGGCGTGGTGTTGGCCAGCAGGTGCTGCAGGCTGCCGTGCAGGAACGGCATGGCGACGATGCCGACCGCGCCACGCACCTGCCGTGGCACGAGGCCAAGCTGCTCCAGCGGCAGCACCTGATCGAGCAGAAACACGGCCCAGATCACGCCCACGAACGTGAGTACGCCCTTGAGTGCGGTCTGCAAAGTGTCGGATGACGTCCGCTGTCGAACCACGGGCATGACAATAGGGTTTCGCGCTGCGCTGCACCGCAGCGGTGTACGTCCGGAGTGGGCCACGGATGGTGATCAAAGTGCAACCCGTGCGGCCAACGCGGGCACCACGCTGTGTGTGTTTTGTAACCATCGACCGGGGATACGCCCCGTTCGGTGACCATTATAGCCGTACTGGTAAAAGTCTTTTGCGCCCCGCGAACAAGTTCGCATACTGCTAGACTGTCGGCGCGCGTCTGTCATGCCGTTCAGAATGGGGCGACACACGGGCCCGCGACTTCCTGCGTCCGCTAAGGCTGGCTCACACGCTTCATTTCACTGCCCGGTGCAAACTGAACTTGCAGCGGTCAGGGGCAAGCCCGATCCCTCTATGTACTCGGTTGATGATCTGTACGCGTTTGCGGCGTTGATCGAAACTGGCAGCGTGACCGCCGCCGCCAGCCACCTGCAGCTCAACCCCGCCACGGTCAGCCGCCGTCTGACCAAGCTGGAAAACCACCTCGGGGTACCGCTGTTCCTGCGCAACACGCGCAACTTCTCGGTGACCACCGAGGGCCAGGATTTCTACACGAATGTCGCCGAAGCCATCACGCTGTTGCGCGCGGCAGAGAACAACCTGATCGGCCAGTCCACAGCACCGTCGGGCAAGCTGCGTATCGCGCTGCCGTCCTGGGTGCTGCACCGCTTCGTGCAACCCCACCTGGCCGACTTTCTCGAAGAGCACCCGAACGTCCAACTGGACGTGCTGACCACCGACGACCCGATCAGCCTCATTGGCGAAGGGCGCGACATCGGCATTCGGATCGGCGAACTCGGCGACAGCAGCCTCAAGGCTCGTCGTCTGTACAACGACAGCACGGTGTTGTGCGCCTCACCGGACTACCTGAGCCGGCACGGCACACCCACTCGCGTCGACGATCTGAGTCAGCATGTGCTGCTGCTGCACCCTGGCGCGAACGTGGCACTGGACACCGGCGACGACCAGCCCACGCAGCGGATCGAGTGGCGCAACCGTCACTGGTTGAACACCGCAGAAGCGGCCCACGCGGCCGCGCTGAAGCACCTCGGTGTGGCACAACTCTACCGCGAGCAGATCAGTGACGACCTGACATCGGGTCGACTCGTCACCGTGTTGGGCGACAGCCTGCCGTCGACGCAGGCGCCGGTGTGGTTCATCCGCACCGACGGTCGACTCGGCACCCCGAAGGTCGACGCCTTTCGCAACTTCATCTTCAAGCAGTGCGCCGGCGACAACGCGAACGCCACGGCCTGACGGCCAGCTCCTCCGGGCCCGCTACCACTGCACGTGCAGCGCTTCGAGTCCGTGGAAGTGGTAGCTGTCACGCACAACCGGCACGCCGTCCAGTTGTAACCCGGGCAGGCGCCGGAACAGCTCGGAGAGCACGATCTCCAGCTCCATTTTTGCAAGCACCGCCCCGAGGCAGTGATGGATGCCAGCGCCAAGTGCCACATGGCCTGCGTCCGGTCGATCGGGGTCGAATCGATCGGGGCGCTCGAACCGCACCGGGTCCCGGTTTGCAGCACCGAGCAGCAAGCCGATTTCCTCGCCCTGCCGCACGCTGACCCCCGACGCCAGTTCCACGTCTTCCAGCGCATAGCGTGTAAACAGGTGCAGCGGCGTGCAGTGGCGCATCACCTCGTTCGCGGTCGCGCGCGTGCGCGCGGTGTCAGCGAACAAGACAGCGGTGTCGTGCCCCTCGCCGAGAAGGGTGTGCACGGCGTTACCTGTCAGGTGCACACTGGCTTCGTGCCCCGCGTTGAGCAACAACACCACCGTGGACACGATTTCCGCGTCGCTGAGCGCCGTACCGTCCGTGCGGACCGCGATCAAATGGCTCAGCAGATCGTCGCCCGGCTGCCGGCGTTTTGCAGCGATGCGCTCGTGAACGAAACGCGAGAACGCAGTCGCCGCCGCATTGGCTGCGCGGTCATCGTCCTCGGACTGCTGCAAGGTGTACACCTTGACCATGGCGTGCGACCAACGCAGCAGATCGGGCACGTGTTCGCCGGGTACACCGACCATGGCGGCGATGACCTCGGCCGGGACCGGCATGGCGAGGCTCGCTATGAGATCCGCCGACCCAGAAGGT
Proteins encoded in this window:
- a CDS encoding LysR family transcriptional regulator, which gives rise to MYSVDDLYAFAALIETGSVTAAASHLQLNPATVSRRLTKLENHLGVPLFLRNTRNFSVTTEGQDFYTNVAEAITLLRAAENNLIGQSTAPSGKLRIALPSWVLHRFVQPHLADFLEEHPNVQLDVLTTDDPISLIGEGRDIGIRIGELGDSSLKARRLYNDSTVLCASPDYLSRHGTPTRVDDLSQHVLLLHPGANVALDTGDDQPTQRIEWRNRHWLNTAEAAHAAALKHLGVAQLYREQISDDLTSGRLVTVLGDSLPSTQAPVWFIRTDGRLGTPKVDAFRNFIFKQCAGDNANATA
- a CDS encoding rhomboid family intramembrane serine protease — encoded protein: MPVVRQRTSSDTLQTALKGVLTFVGVIWAVFLLDQVLPLEQLGLVPRQVRGAVGIVAMPFLHGSLQHLLANTTPLAFLLFLLVGSQARSVEVVAMLAVVSGVLLWLFGREAVHIGASTLVFALGSFLIVTGLIERRLLSFAVAVLVVALYGSSFIAGVAPWQHGVSWDGHLAGLIGGALVAPIALRQVVAARRR
- a CDS encoding HAD hydrolase-like protein is translated as MYSLALFDLDGTLSDPLEGIGHSINHALQAHGHDALPFDVLATCVGPPLDQSFARLTGVSDPEALMSMVLSYRERFLDTGYAENTLYPGVTDALDALQRAGVAMALCTSKPEPGTRMILSLFGLTDYFGFLSCGDVGVEKWQQIEALRAAGTVDGKAIMIGDRAVDIEAGRRNGIATGGVTWGYGTREELTAARPDLWFDQPADWLASLAPTLTDGPTT
- a CDS encoding cytochrome P450 produces the protein MPARVDCDPRHPDFYRQPYVHYTRWHADHPVFFWEQYGMWCFARFADVNALLRDARFGRQITHKLSREQLGWAPRPQRLCAFDAVEAHSLLNLEPPAHTAMRALVTKAFVGRRVERMRDDIVALVRGRLDAMAPSGSADLIASLAMPVPAEVIAAMVGVPGEHVPDLLRWSHAMVKVYTLQQSEDDDRAANAAATAFSRFVHERIAAKRRQPGDDLLSHLIAVRTDGTALSDAEIVSTVVLLLNAGHEASVHLTGNAVHTLLGEGHDTAVLFADTARTRATANEVMRHCTPLHLFTRYALEDVELASGVSVRQGEEIGLLLGAANRDPVRFERPDRFDPDRPDAGHVALGAGIHHCLGAVLAKMELEIVLSELFRRLPGLQLDGVPVVRDSYHFHGLEALHVQW